The following proteins are encoded in a genomic region of Canis lupus familiaris isolate Mischka breed German Shepherd chromosome 6, alternate assembly UU_Cfam_GSD_1.0, whole genome shotgun sequence:
- the MICALL2 gene encoding MICAL-like protein 2 isoform X8 has translation MVALKVPDRLSILTYVSQYYNYFHGRSPIGGMAGIKRPPSDSDEEPSGKKAPSQLARPSPTPARGQPLSPVSTNPTVQRKDGSLGGPLLKTGQASAGSSVSSTCAVCGKHVHLVQRHLADGKLYHRSCFRCKQCSNTLHSGAYRATGEPGVFVCSSHHPEAASASPMLRGPAPRQPGAIPSDSKPPSAPQKAQEANGPRDAGPESRPAAREPVMGNSTAKGVPATANPQATASSHVHAGSPARPAFLAGLQGGRASTRVANSSPAGWSSAGQHTAAVIPRSAPTPNALDSRPATPQGRVTPQVAPPHTKVSLGPTSPGPADTPDWAPSAASKMQQARERFFQTPGAAPSPGPAGRAPAPADVPSRANSREQALSCLRKALPRLETGAPAPGRSSPATSPALKSHSRAEGPQASPSAKLSQVAPAQVLSPPARTEPPAPSVSTTSRASTSLQVDKKDPPVSSGASRVGAGSRLKPEAPVAKGSGTSPQEGQEDGPAGWRARLKPVEKKHPAERVLGEPRTGEAPGKAPGSSEGHVHVPPPPRWPDRTAGTASPGPGLSATSSSPSPSHRKKLAVPASLDVSGDWLHSEPSEQEAPTRSWKEEKRKPPAQGTPAGRSLGSSSVPTPPSKAVTNPATRPPNYMPPEEIQRHMQDIERQLDVLELRGVELEKRLRAAEGDASEDTLMVDWFQLIHKKQLLLRQESELMYKARDQQLAEEQSNLEGELRQLMAKPESLKSPLDQQREADLLSRYISTVEDRSNIVDVLEEDRLRELEEDEMLQNMIQNLDLQRSSGDQKKKSKFSLSRVLSLRSKRNPE, from the exons ATGGTGGCCCTGAAGGTGCCAGACCGGCTGAGCATCCTGACCTACGTGTCACAGTACTACAACTACTTCCATGGACGCTCCCCCA TTGGGGGTATGGCTGGTATCAAGAGGCCCCCTTCGGACTCTGATGAGGAACCATCTGGGAAGAAGGCTCCATCCCAGCTGGCCAGGCCCTCACCCACTCCAGCCCGGGGGCAGCCGCTGTCTCCAGTCAGCACAAACCCCACCGTCCAGCGGAAGGATGGGAGCTTAGGAGGCCCCCTGCTGAAAACC GGCCAGGCCTCTGCAGGCAGCTCAGTCAGCAGCACCTGCGCAGTCTGCGGCAAGCACGTGCACCTCGTGCAGAGACACCTGGCTGACGGGAAGCTCTACCACCGGAGCTGCTTCAG GTGTAAGCAGTGCTCCAACACACTGCACTCTGGGGCTTACAGGGCCACCGGCGAGCCCGGCGTCTTCGTGTGTTCCAGCCACCACCCCGAAGCTGCCTCTGCAAGCCCCATGTTGCGGGGCCCAGCCCCACGACAGCCAGGGGCCATACCCTCAGACTCCAAGCCGCCCAGTGCCCCACAGAAGGCCCAGGAGGCAAATGGGCCCCGAGATGCAGGGCCAGAGTCCAGGCCAGCGGCCCGGGAGCCTGTGATGGGCAACTCGACTGCCAAAGGCGTCCCTGCTACGGCCAACCCTCAGGCCACCGCCTCTTCCCacgtccacgcagggagcccagccagGCCTGCATTCTTGGCGGGCCTCCAGGGTGGCAGAGCCAGCACACGTGTGGCCAACAGCTCCCCAGCAGGGTGGTCATCGGCGGGACAGCACACAGCAGCAGTAATCCCCCGTTCTGCCCCAACGCCAAATGCCCTGGACTCTCGCCCAGCCACCCCACAGGGCCGGGTGACCCCTCAAGTGGCACCCCCCCACACCAAGGTCAGCTTGGGCCCAACGTCTCCAGGCCCAGCAGACACCCCAGACTGGGCCCCATCAGCAGCCTCCAAGATGCAGCAGGCCCGGGAGAGGTTCTTCCAGACTCCTggagctgcccccagccctggcccagctGGCAGGGCCCCGGCTCCTGCAGATGTGCCTTCTAGGGCCAACAGCAGGGAGCAGGCGCTGAGCTGCCTCCGGAAGGCCCTTCCCAGGCTTGAGACTGGTGCTCCGGCACctggcag GTCCTCCCCGGCCACCTCCCCTGCTCTGAAATCCCATAGCAGAGCTGAAGGGCCACAAGCAAGTCCATCAGCCAAGCTGTCCCAGGTGGCACCTGCCCAGGTCCTCAGCCCCCCTGCGAGGACTGAGCCACCAGCCCCAAGTGTGAGCACCACCTCACGGGCATCCACGTCACTCCAGGTGGACAAGAAGGACCCGCCTGTGTCCTCAGGGGCCAGCAGGGTGGGTGCTGGCTCCAGGCTGAAGCCAGAGGCCCCAGTGGCAAAGG GCTCAGGCACCAGCCCCCAGGAAGGCCAGGAAGACGGGCCCGCAGGATGGAGGGCCCGCCTGAAGCCGGTGGAGAAGAAACACCCTGCTGAGAG GGTCCTGGGAGAGCCTCGGACAGGTGAGGCCCCTGGGAAAGCCCCTGGGAGCTCCGAGGGGCATGTCCACGTCCCTCCACCCCCTCGTTGGCCTGACAGGACAGCGGGTAcagccagccctgggcctggcctctCAG ccacctcctcctccccgtccccgtcccaCCGCAAGAAGCTGGCTGTCCCTGCCAGCCTGGATGTTTCTGGCGACTGGCTTCATTCTGAGCCCTCAGAGCAGGAAGCCCCAACCCGGagctggaaggaagagaagaggaagcccCCTGCTCAGGGCACACCAG CAGGGAGGTCCTTGGGTTCGTCTAGTGTCCCCACTCCACCCAGCAAGGCAGTGACCAACCCGGCCACG CGGCCCCCGAACTACATGCCCCCAGAAGAGATCCAGAGGCACATGCAGGACATCGAGAGGCAGCTGGACGTTCTGGAGCTCAGGGGTGTGGAGCTGGAGAAGCGTCTACGCGCGGCTGAGGGGG ATGCCTCTGAGGACACCCTCATGGTGGACTGGTTCCAGCTCATTCACAAGAAGCAGCTGCTGCTGAGGCAGGAGTCGGAGCTGATGTACAA GGCCAGGGACCAGCAGCTGGCAGAGGAGCAGTCGAACCTGGAGGGGGAGCTGCGTCAGCTGATGGCCAAGCCTG agagtctgaaGTCACCCCTGGACCAGCAGCGGGAGGCGGATCTGCTGAGCCGGTACATAAGTACAGTGGAGGACCGCAGCAACATCGTGGACGTCCTGGAGGAGGACCGGCTCAG AGAGCTGGAGGAGGACGAGATGCTACAGAACATGATCCAGAATCTGG atCTCCAGAGAAGCAGTGGGGATCAGAAGAAGAAGTCCAAGTTCAGCTTGTCCAGAGTCCTGTCCCTGAGGAGCAAAAGGAACCCCGAGTGA